CACTACCTCGTCGTCAAGCGCCTCCGTACGAGGTGTTGGGTTTGGGACAGTCACATCGTCCGAGGCAGAGACGGAGTACTGGGAGCCCAAGGAAGTGACCTTTGTAGGCGTAACGGAGTTGGTTGCCATCCTAGCGGCTGCTGGTCAGATCTCGCAAGACGTATGATAGAAGCAGAGAATCGGAGTGTACGAGTAGAAGCTGTCCTTGGTGGTTGGTGCTCTCGGAGAGAAAGGCTCGCCAACGATCGAAGTTGAAGAGGACGGGAAGACGAGGGATGGAAGGGCTTGTGCTATGGTGGGGAAGCTCTTGCGGGGTGTGGAGGTGAGCATGAATTGGGGTCGGTGCGCCTGCCAGGTGACGAAGAAGCAGCAATAGCAGTCGACAGAAGGCCTAGACCGGCAACAATCGACAGCTTGCTAGATCTAGCATTTAGCAAGCAGCTGCAAGGCTAATCTCGAGCTAATTGACAGGCTCGAATGTAACCACAACGCGTGTGGCCGGTTCTGCTTCACCTACGCAGGTCTCGAAGGTAGGTGAGCCACACCGCTTATCCGCGAGCTCACACTGCGCTGTCTATGCATCTCGATCTCCGCAGAAGTCGTCCTGAATACCGAGGTGCTGGACGGCATGTCGTGCAGCGTAATGCCGGTGGTGTTTGCGGTCCCAGTAGCTCTCTCGCCAGTTTGTGGACCACTGTTTGCTGCAGAAGAACTGCTGCCCCTGTTGCGCTTCTCTTTCACCCAGGGCACGAGATTATAATACGCTCCACACGCGAAGATGCCAGTCCATAGCACCAACTCAGTAGCATAGATAACCATGCCCAGGATATCCAGCTTGGAGTGGAAGATGACAGACAGCAAGGAGAATACATCTCCAAGAGCGTCAAGCCCCACAAAGATGAACGAGATGCCTCTCACTGTACGGTGAAGATAGATGTCAACATAATGTCTCCCTACGCCTGCTGCGAGTAAGGTGGCAGCGAGTACGGCCATCAGGATCAGCGGCCATTCGAGATCTCTCTCCTTTGCGTGGCGAAGAGCTATAATGAGAGCAGCCTGGACGCCGCCCATAAGGCAGGCAACGGGGATAACAAGGGCAAGAGAGCGGAGAACAGACCAGCTCTTGTGCCAGCGTTAGCTCCTGGTATCCTTCGACATGTAGGTGGAATTATTACCTTCTCGTAGTAGTAGCACTGGATCCACGTCAAGAGGCTCAGGAGTGTCAGAATCTGAGGCTGAATGCGCAAAGCAATGTTGAACTCTTCCACGATGTTATACACGCCCAAGGGAACACCTGCCCATGCCCAGAGCATCATCATCGTAGGTTGAAGACCAACGGCATTGTGTCGGCGGTAGTTGATGATGATCTGAGGTATCAGTTGGGTGGACCAACACACCTTTCGTCCGTCAGCATCCATCGGCGTAGACTGAGCATTGAAGGGTGTACGTAGTACACACCGCGCCCAAGGTCCCTAGCACATTCGCGGCTGCAGGAATATCCATGACCTGTAACTACACTTCCAGAGATGCGCAAGTTCTTGGAAGGTGTGGTGAAAACTCGATGCTGACCCAAGACAAGGCACATTTGTAGCAAAGCATCACCATGGCCTATGCTTTATATCAGTGGTACCAGGAACAGTTCAAAGGCACGAAGATACGTCTTATCGTAGCCAAGCCAAGTCCAAAAGCCCTGAAGATCACCGAAGTCGCTTGTCCGCTGCGCGTCACCGCAACAGGGGCCACCCCTGCGCGCGCCCGCACCGACGCATGACAAGGCTGCATGGCCGTCGCGATGCTTTGAAATCACGACTTCTGCAACACACTCGCCTTGCAACATCTCAGGATGGCGTCGAGACCGAGCGAAGCCCCGGAGAAGCAGGACACAGAAAAGCTGCTGCCTGGGGGCAGGAAGATAGTAAATGGCATTGTATACGACGCAGATGGCAAGCCGTGAGTAGCCTGCCTGCCTGTAACGCAATGCGCCAGACGCGATGCGCCGTCTTCAGCGCAGACGACACACAGGCCGAGCGAGCAAAACCACTGACGTACAGCCCACAGATGCCGGAACTGCAACGACATGTCCGCCCTCTTCGCCATGGGCAAGAAAACCAAGAAACTCGCCGCGCCGCCCGCACTCCCCTCCAACTGCCCCCCAGACGTCGCCCAACTCGGCCGCTCCTCCTGGACACTCTTGCACTCCATAACCGCAACATACCCTGAAAACCCTCCTCCGACGCTGCAGTCCGAGACGTCCGCCTTCCTCCGAACGTTCGGCAAGCTGTACCCGTGCTGGGTGTGCGCCGAGGATTTCCAGGACTGGATGAAGCTCAATACGCCGAGAGTGTCGAGTAGGAGCGAGTTTGGACAGTGGATGTGCGAGGCGCATAACGCGGTGAATGTCAAGCTGGGGAAGAAGGAATTCGATTGCAACAAGTGGGAAGAGAGGTGGAGAACCGGGTGGAAGGACGGAAGGTGTGATCCTTGAGTATAGCGATACTACAAGGCACACGAGAGTGCGGAGGCGTGTATAATATGTGTACGACTATACTTGTATATGAGGAGCTCCTGGGATTTTACCGCACGCATAGCGGCTGCGTAGAGACCATTTCTGTATCAACAACACGACTCAAGAGCTTAGACATCAACATTGGGCGGCGTGGAGAACCATCATCTCAACATGGCTTTCAGTATCTACCCCCATGACCAGCGCATCTCAACGTGACATCAGCATGCATCCTGAACCCCTCCTCTCAACTCTGGGGCTTGGATATGCTACTGACCACTAGTCACTCGACTACCATGTCTCGCATCTGCAGCATAAGACCAAGGTCCCTTCAAGCACCTGGCGGGGTTGCACATCATGTGCTCATAGATATCACGCCGTACGAATGAAGAGATCAACAACTCGTCCATCTGTTCACCCCACCCTACATCGACCGTCATGCATCTAGGTCATCAAAGGTCAATCAGCCGTACAAGTTCACACTCACCTTGCACTCAAATCCTTAGCCCGGAAGCACTGCGGTGTGCATCGCACCACCGACGCCACAGTAGTGTGCACCCCTTCGAGACGTACGCACCGGCCCGCCGAGGTTCGTTGTCCAGGAGTCAATGCGACAGGCGGTGGTGGAACGA
The window above is part of the Ascochyta rabiei chromosome 1, complete sequence genome. Proteins encoded here:
- a CDS encoding Thiol oxidase, with translation MASRPSEAPEKQDTEKLLPGGRKIVNGIVYDADGKPCRNCNDMSALFAMGKKTKKLAAPPALPSNCPPDVAQLGRSSWTLLHSITATYPENPPPTLQSETSAFLRTFGKLYPCWVCAEDFQDWMKLNTPRVSSRSEFGQWMCEAHNAVNVKLGKKEFDCNKWEERWRTGWKDGRCDP